The following are encoded together in the Methylorubrum sp. B1-46 genome:
- a CDS encoding FtsW/RodA/SpoVE family cell cycle protein has translation MMSRAERSPLADWWWTVDRGLLAGLGCLMVAGLVFLMGGGPPVAERIGLPTFYFLNRQAMYLAPTILLIIAVSFLSVRHIRRFALVTWLVGVMLCVLAGKFGPEIKGAHRWIQIGSFGLQPSEFVKPAFVIVTAWAFSEGANRRDMPGVTLAFLLLPLTIVPLILQPDFGQTMLITMVWCTLFFVAGLHWFWVAGLGLAGMVGVFTAYTFLHHVRERINRFMDPESGDSFQEVWSRESFNSGGWFGTGPGEGVAKRHLPDAHTDFIFSVTGEEFGVLVCLGLVALFAYIVIRGLKLARRTDDTFTRLAITGLTTLFGLQACINMAVNTQLMPAKGMTLPFVSYGGSSLISLALGMGFLVALTRKRPRTTTINQRPPGTTPSAVPGLMQ, from the coding sequence ATGATGTCGCGCGCCGAACGCAGTCCCCTGGCCGATTGGTGGTGGACGGTCGATCGCGGCCTGCTTGCGGGCCTCGGCTGCCTGATGGTGGCCGGCCTCGTCTTCCTGATGGGCGGCGGCCCGCCGGTGGCCGAGCGCATCGGCCTGCCGACCTTCTACTTCCTGAACCGTCAGGCGATGTACCTCGCCCCGACGATTCTGCTCATCATCGCCGTCTCGTTCCTCTCGGTGCGCCACATCCGGCGCTTCGCGCTGGTGACGTGGCTGGTCGGCGTCATGCTCTGCGTGCTCGCCGGCAAGTTCGGCCCCGAGATCAAGGGCGCGCACCGCTGGATCCAGATCGGCTCCTTCGGCCTTCAGCCGTCGGAATTCGTGAAGCCCGCCTTCGTGATCGTCACGGCCTGGGCCTTCTCGGAAGGCGCCAACCGCCGCGACATGCCCGGCGTCACCCTGGCGTTCCTGCTCCTGCCGCTGACCATCGTGCCGCTGATCCTGCAGCCCGATTTCGGGCAGACCATGCTGATCACGATGGTGTGGTGCACCCTGTTCTTCGTCGCCGGCCTGCACTGGTTCTGGGTGGCGGGCCTCGGATTGGCGGGCATGGTCGGCGTGTTCACCGCCTACACCTTCCTCCACCACGTGCGCGAGCGCATCAACCGCTTCATGGACCCGGAATCCGGCGATAGCTTCCAGGAGGTCTGGTCGCGGGAATCGTTCAACTCGGGCGGCTGGTTCGGCACCGGGCCGGGCGAGGGCGTGGCCAAGCGCCATCTGCCCGACGCGCATACCGACTTCATCTTCTCGGTGACGGGCGAGGAATTCGGCGTGCTGGTCTGCCTGGGCCTCGTGGCGCTCTTCGCCTACATCGTCATCCGCGGGCTGAAGCTCGCGCGCCGCACCGACGACACCTTCACGAGGCTCGCCATCACCGGTCTGACCACGCTCTTCGGCCTCCAGGCCTGCATCAACATGGCGGTGAACACGCAGCTCATGCCGGCCAAGGGCATGACCCTGCCGTTCGTCTCCTACGGCGGCTCGTCGCTGATCTCGCTGGCGCTCGGCATGGGCTTCCTCGTGGCGCTCACCCGCAAGCGCCCGCGCACCACGACGATCAACCAGCGCCCGCCCGGCACGACGCCTTCGGCCGTTCCGGGATTGATGCAGTGA
- a CDS encoding endonuclease domain-containing protein — protein sequence MRSADDERSQFRKRLRHDQSETDRRLRFRLRDRRLAGFKFVRQESIGLYVADFCCREARLIVELDGSQHADSAYDAERDAWLVERGYRILRFWNAEVSNNVIGVLDTILAALPPSPRTRGEGRDDLGPRVYPSSDLECPNRASPTWVVGATSPQGDGEGASTREPPPDRPPHPRLPPRFGDDEVAEALSPHAGRGGDPG from the coding sequence GTGCGCTCCGCGGACGACGAGCGGAGTCAGTTTCGAAAACGGCTGCGGCACGACCAGTCCGAGACCGACCGCCGGCTGCGGTTTCGTCTCCGCGACCGTCGTCTCGCCGGGTTCAAGTTCGTCCGGCAGGAGAGCATCGGCCTGTATGTGGCGGATTTCTGCTGCCGCGAGGCGAGGCTGATCGTCGAGCTCGACGGCTCTCAGCATGCGGACAGCGCCTATGACGCCGAGAGAGATGCGTGGCTGGTCGAGCGTGGCTACCGCATTCTCCGTTTTTGGAACGCGGAGGTTTCGAACAACGTCATCGGCGTATTAGACACAATCCTTGCCGCGCTTCCTCCCTCTCCCCGCACGCGGGGAGAGGGTCGCGACGACCTCGGACCTCGGGTTTACCCGAGTTCCGATCTGGAATGCCCAAATCGGGCAAGCCCGACTTGGGTCGTCGGCGCGACGAGCCCGCAGGGCGATGGTGAGGGGGCTTCGACGCGTGAGCCTCCTCCGGATCGGCCCCCTCACCCCCGGCTGCCGCCTCGCTTCGGCGACGACGAGGTCGCCGAAGCCCTCTCCCCGCATGCGGGGAGAGGGGGAGACCCTGGATGA
- the guaB gene encoding IMP dehydrogenase: MARISADTIIEGLTFDDVLLRPAASSVMPTEVDVATRLTRTIRLNLPIIASAMDTVTEAPMAIAMAQNGGLGVIHRNLEPAEQAEQVRLVKKYESGMVLNPITIHPDETLADAFEVMKKNRISGIPVVERGPNGSRGKLVGILTNRDVRFATNIGQPVAELMTRDRLITVREGVTQDEAKRLLHQFRIEKLLVVDDHYRCIGLITVKDIEKQVAYPSAVKDEQGRLRVAAATTTGDSGFERAERLIDAGCDVIVVDTAHGHSRKVLDSVARVKQLSNAVQIIAGNVATAEGARALIDAGADAIKVGIGPGSICTTRIVAGVGVPQLTALMEAVEAAQGADVPVIADGGIKFSGDLAKAIAAGASVAMLGSLLAGTDEAPGEVFLYQGRSYKSYRGMGSVGAMARGSADRYFQAEVSDTHKLVPEGIEGQVPYKGPVAAVLHQLAGGLRAAMGYVGAATVPDFQERAQFVRITNAGLRESHVHDVTITRESPNYPSRA; this comes from the coding sequence ATGGCCCGTATCAGCGCTGACACGATCATCGAGGGCCTCACCTTCGACGACGTGCTGCTGCGCCCCGCCGCCTCCTCGGTCATGCCGACCGAGGTCGACGTCGCGACTCGCCTCACCCGCACGATCCGGCTCAACCTGCCGATCATCGCCTCGGCGATGGACACGGTGACCGAGGCGCCGATGGCGATCGCCATGGCGCAGAACGGCGGACTGGGCGTCATCCACCGCAACCTCGAGCCGGCCGAGCAGGCCGAGCAGGTCCGCCTCGTCAAGAAGTACGAGTCGGGCATGGTGCTCAACCCGATCACGATCCATCCCGACGAGACGCTCGCCGACGCCTTCGAGGTGATGAAGAAGAACCGGATCTCCGGCATCCCGGTGGTCGAGCGCGGGCCCAACGGTTCGCGCGGAAAACTCGTCGGCATCCTCACGAACCGCGACGTACGCTTCGCCACCAATATCGGCCAGCCGGTCGCCGAGCTGATGACCCGCGACCGGCTCATCACCGTGCGCGAGGGCGTGACCCAGGACGAGGCCAAGCGGCTGCTGCACCAGTTCCGCATCGAGAAGCTGCTCGTCGTCGACGACCACTACCGCTGCATCGGCCTCATCACAGTCAAGGACATCGAGAAGCAGGTTGCCTATCCCAGCGCCGTCAAGGACGAGCAGGGCCGGCTGCGGGTCGCCGCTGCCACGACGACGGGAGATTCCGGCTTCGAGCGGGCCGAGCGCCTGATCGATGCGGGCTGCGACGTGATCGTGGTCGACACCGCCCACGGCCATTCGCGCAAGGTCCTCGACAGCGTCGCGCGGGTGAAGCAACTCTCCAACGCCGTGCAGATCATCGCCGGCAACGTCGCGACGGCCGAGGGTGCCCGCGCCCTGATCGATGCCGGCGCCGATGCGATCAAGGTCGGTATCGGACCGGGCTCGATCTGCACCACCCGCATCGTCGCGGGCGTCGGCGTGCCTCAGCTCACGGCGCTGATGGAGGCGGTGGAGGCGGCGCAGGGCGCCGATGTCCCGGTGATCGCCGACGGCGGCATCAAGTTCTCCGGTGACCTCGCCAAGGCGATCGCCGCGGGCGCTTCCGTCGCCATGCTGGGCTCGCTGCTCGCAGGCACCGACGAGGCGCCGGGCGAGGTGTTCCTCTACCAGGGCCGCTCCTACAAGAGCTACCGCGGCATGGGCTCGGTGGGCGCCATGGCCCGCGGCTCGGCGGATCGCTACTTCCAGGCTGAGGTCAGCGACACCCACAAGCTCGTGCCGGAAGGCATCGAGGGGCAGGTGCCCTACAAGGGCCCGGTCGCGGCGGTGCTGCACCAACTCGCCGGCGGCCTGCGGGCGGCGATGGGCTATGTCGGCGCGGCCACCGTTCCGGACTTCCAGGAGCGGGCCCAGTTCGTGCGCATCACCAATGCGGGCCTGCGCGAGAGCCACGTCCACGACGTGACGATCACCCGCGAGAGCCCGAACTATCCGAGCCGGGCCTGA
- a CDS encoding cell division protein FtsQ/DivIB, with amino-acid sequence MDGGGRFSQPLNAAGTSGSGGILAGLRLPRILRRFSSARRLRPAVPIEARVPRLAGTALVAGLAGTVALTGFVMSGRYDSFVAENGRPLDILARIAGFGVERVTITGLSRMYEREVLSTAGIDWRSSVPFLDVDAVRDRLLAEKLIASASVRKLYPNEIVINQVEREPAALWQQNGEIQVIAADGKVIDDLRDERYVNLPLVVGAGANERLKEYLALIEAAGPLGSRIRAGTYVSGRRWTLKLDGVDIRLPEAGPAEALARLVRLERESRILEKDIIAVDLRMADRVVVRLTEEAAATRAESRKKPKKGTAT; translated from the coding sequence ATGGATGGTGGAGGACGCTTCTCTCAACCGCTGAACGCCGCCGGCACGTCCGGCAGCGGCGGGATCCTCGCGGGGCTGCGGCTTCCCCGGATCCTCAGGCGGTTCTCGTCGGCGCGTCGGCTCAGGCCGGCAGTGCCGATCGAGGCGCGCGTGCCGCGGCTCGCGGGCACGGCGCTGGTCGCCGGGCTCGCCGGCACCGTCGCGCTGACCGGCTTCGTCATGAGCGGACGCTACGACAGCTTCGTTGCCGAGAACGGCCGTCCGCTCGACATCCTCGCCCGGATCGCCGGCTTCGGCGTCGAGCGGGTGACCATCACCGGCCTGTCGCGGATGTACGAGCGCGAGGTGCTGAGCACCGCGGGCATCGACTGGCGCTCCTCCGTGCCGTTCCTCGACGTCGATGCGGTGCGCGACCGTCTGCTCGCCGAGAAGCTGATCGCCAGCGCCTCCGTGCGCAAGCTCTACCCCAATGAGATCGTCATCAACCAGGTCGAGCGCGAGCCTGCCGCCCTGTGGCAGCAGAACGGCGAAATCCAGGTGATCGCCGCCGACGGCAAGGTGATCGACGACCTGCGCGACGAGCGCTACGTCAACCTGCCGCTCGTCGTCGGGGCGGGCGCCAACGAGCGCCTCAAGGAATATCTCGCGCTGATCGAGGCGGCCGGTCCGCTCGGCTCGCGCATCCGCGCCGGCACCTACGTCTCCGGCCGTCGCTGGACGCTCAAGCTCGACGGCGTCGATATCCGCCTGCCCGAGGCCGGCCCCGCCGAGGCGCTCGCTCGGCTGGTGCGGCTCGAGCGGGAGAGCAGGATTCTGGAGAAGGACATCATCGCGGTCGACCTGCGCATGGCCGACCGCGTCGTGGTGCGCCTGACCGAGGAGGCCGCGGCCACCCGGGCCGAGAGCCGCAAGAAGCCGAAGAAGGGGACCGCGACATGA
- the murB gene encoding UDP-N-acetylmuramate dehydrogenase: MTAFPDLIETIRATAPNLRGRLVENQSLADLTWFRVGGPAQVLFSPADAEDLSQFLAALDSSVPVTVIGLGSNLIVRDGGIPGVTIRLGGKAFGSIEIDGETVRAGTAVPDMRLAKAAAEASLDGLAFFRGIPGSVGGALRMNAGAHGGETTDVLVEARGIDRKGELRVFTHAEMGFRYRHSSAPDDVIFTSATFRGRPGDRDEIEAEMERVTAAREAAQPIRERTGGSTFKNPEGGKAWQLIDAAGCRGMTMGGAQVSEMHCNFLINRGGATAADIEGLGEEVRRRVREHSGFELHWEIKRIGVEASPA; the protein is encoded by the coding sequence ATGACCGCCTTTCCCGATCTGATCGAAACAATCCGCGCTACCGCGCCTAACCTTCGCGGCCGCCTGGTCGAAAACCAGTCGCTGGCCGACCTCACGTGGTTCCGTGTCGGGGGGCCGGCGCAGGTGCTGTTCAGCCCGGCCGACGCGGAGGACCTTTCGCAGTTCCTCGCCGCCCTCGACTCGTCCGTACCCGTTACGGTGATCGGGCTGGGCTCGAACCTGATCGTGCGCGACGGCGGCATACCCGGCGTGACGATCCGGCTCGGCGGCAAGGCGTTCGGCTCTATCGAGATCGATGGCGAGACCGTTCGCGCCGGCACCGCCGTGCCGGACATGCGGCTCGCCAAAGCGGCGGCGGAAGCCAGCCTCGACGGGCTCGCCTTCTTCCGCGGCATTCCCGGCTCGGTCGGAGGCGCGTTGCGGATGAATGCAGGGGCCCATGGCGGCGAGACCACCGACGTGCTGGTGGAAGCCCGCGGCATCGACCGGAAGGGCGAACTCCGCGTTTTCACCCATGCCGAGATGGGCTTTCGCTACCGCCACTCCTCGGCACCGGACGACGTGATTTTCACGAGCGCGACCTTCCGCGGACGCCCCGGCGATCGCGATGAGATCGAGGCGGAGATGGAGCGCGTCACCGCCGCCCGCGAGGCGGCGCAGCCGATCCGCGAGCGCACCGGCGGCTCGACCTTCAAGAACCCGGAGGGCGGCAAGGCGTGGCAGCTCATCGACGCCGCCGGCTGTCGCGGGATGACCATGGGCGGGGCCCAGGTCTCGGAGATGCACTGCAACTTCCTGATCAACCGCGGCGGCGCCACCGCCGCCGACATCGAGGGGCTCGGCGAGGAGGTGCGCCGCCGGGTGCGCGAGCATTCGGGCTTCGAGCTGCACTGGGAGATCAAGCGGATCGGCGTCGAGGCGTCGCCCGCCTGA
- a CDS encoding SMI1/KNR4 family protein, with product MAPTDPTALAEHLGRLVDEITAGADAARTGGDILRLRDRLNRQWDGAKPGAHLSGETYAALRRRSEAAHTRLTERFVSLRDSTPQPEPRLVIDPEGPTVATFFEADTPAGDWATGAEAAIGAAEARLGVRLPETLKALYRQRNGGATDYFLATDTPDATLEFEGDAAVREADEVWRTVLPGLDLATLERLESLGAVSDGIDFGSEEVSWRAALPGIDRMIPISNHGSDLWLCLDYTDASPEPSVVLFDAIAPNGGPGRITFRRPDFARFFAGLRRHGVTVEDGVAMRGSRLLGNEA from the coding sequence ATGGCCCCGACCGACCCGACAGCCCTGGCTGAGCATCTCGGCCGACTCGTCGACGAGATCACCGCCGGGGCCGATGCGGCGCGCACCGGCGGTGACATCCTGCGCCTGCGGGACCGGCTCAACCGCCAATGGGACGGCGCAAAGCCGGGCGCCCATCTCTCCGGGGAGACCTACGCTGCCCTGCGGCGTCGCAGCGAGGCGGCGCATACCCGCCTGACCGAACGCTTCGTCAGCCTCAGGGATTCGACCCCGCAGCCGGAGCCGCGCCTCGTCATCGACCCCGAAGGCCCGACCGTCGCCACCTTCTTCGAAGCGGATACGCCGGCCGGGGATTGGGCGACCGGGGCCGAGGCGGCGATCGGCGCGGCGGAAGCCCGCCTCGGGGTGAGGCTGCCGGAGACGCTCAAGGCGCTCTACCGGCAGCGGAACGGCGGGGCGACGGACTACTTCCTCGCCACCGATACCCCCGACGCCACCCTCGAATTCGAGGGAGATGCGGCTGTCCGCGAGGCCGACGAGGTCTGGCGGACGGTGCTGCCCGGCTTGGACCTGGCCACCCTGGAGCGGCTTGAGAGCCTCGGCGCCGTCAGCGACGGCATCGACTTCGGCAGCGAGGAAGTATCCTGGCGCGCGGCCCTGCCCGGAATCGACCGCATGATCCCGATCAGCAACCACGGCTCCGACCTCTGGCTCTGCCTCGACTACACGGACGCATCGCCTGAACCGTCGGTGGTGCTGTTCGACGCGATCGCGCCGAATGGCGGCCCAGGCCGCATCACCTTCCGCCGCCCGGACTTCGCGCGCTTCTTCGCCGGGCTGCGGCGCCACGGCGTCACCGTCGAGGACGGCGTCGCGATGCGCGGCAGCCGGCTCCTCGGCAACGAGGCCTGA
- a CDS encoding D-alanine--D-alanine ligase, with the protein MSKHVAVLMGGWSSEREISLRSGNACAGALEGEGYRVTRVDVGPDIATVLTELKPDAALNALHGPAGEDGTIQGLLEILKIPYTHSGVLASALAMHKERAKTVMRAAGVSVPEGRVVNRHDAAKSHPLTPPYVVKPIAEGSSMGVIIVREERSHPPQILASDAWVYGEEVLAETYVAGRELTCAVLGDRALGVTEIKPVSGEWYDFDAKYAGGGSIHVLPANLKLNIYQRVQELALTAHQALGCRGVSRADLRYDDTPGGTGALVVLEVNTQPGMTQTSLVPEIAAHAGLSFGELVRWMVEDASLNR; encoded by the coding sequence ATGTCCAAGCACGTCGCCGTCCTGATGGGCGGATGGTCCTCCGAGCGGGAAATCTCGCTCCGCTCCGGCAATGCCTGCGCCGGGGCGCTGGAAGGGGAGGGGTATCGCGTCACCCGCGTCGATGTCGGACCCGACATCGCGACGGTGCTGACCGAGCTCAAGCCCGACGCGGCGCTCAACGCGCTGCACGGCCCGGCGGGTGAGGACGGCACGATTCAGGGCCTGCTCGAGATCCTGAAGATCCCCTACACCCATTCCGGCGTCCTGGCCTCGGCACTCGCGATGCACAAGGAGCGTGCCAAAACGGTCATGCGGGCGGCCGGAGTCAGCGTTCCGGAGGGCCGGGTCGTTAACCGTCATGATGCGGCGAAGTCACACCCGTTAACCCCTCCCTATGTCGTGAAGCCGATCGCCGAGGGCTCCTCCATGGGGGTCATCATCGTGCGCGAGGAACGCTCGCATCCGCCCCAGATCCTGGCCTCCGATGCGTGGGTCTACGGCGAGGAAGTGCTTGCAGAGACTTACGTTGCCGGCCGCGAGCTGACCTGTGCGGTGCTGGGCGACCGGGCGCTCGGCGTGACCGAGATCAAGCCCGTCTCGGGGGAGTGGTACGACTTCGACGCCAAGTACGCGGGAGGGGGATCGATCCACGTCCTCCCCGCCAATCTTAAACTAAATATTTACCAGCGTGTCCAAGAGTTGGCGTTAACGGCGCATCAAGCACTGGGATGCCGTGGCGTCAGCCGTGCCGACCTTCGCTACGACGACACACCGGGAGGAACCGGTGCCCTCGTCGTTCTGGAGGTCAACACGCAGCCAGGGATGACCCAGACGAGCCTTGTGCCGGAGATCGCGGCCCACGCAGGCCTGAGTTTCGGTGAACTCGTCCGATGGATGGTGGAGGACGCTTCTCTCAACCGCTGA
- the murC gene encoding UDP-N-acetylmuramate--L-alanine ligase has protein sequence MKLPEKLGPIHFIGIGGIGMSGIAEVMANLGYTVQGSDANDNANVRRLSENGIRTFVGHRAENVENAALVVVSTAIRRDNPELVEARERRLPVVRRAEMLAELMRFKSCVAVAGTHGKTTTTSLVATLLDAGNLDPTVINGGIINAYGTNARMGGGDWMVVEADESDGTFLKLPADVAIVTNIDPEHLDHFGSFDAIKDAFRRFIDNIPFYGFAVMCIDHPIVQDLVGHIEDRRIITYGENPQADVRLLDIDLKGGQSRFRVMIRDRRPGFRLEMQDLVLPMPGRHNALNATAALAVAHELGVSEEAIRKALAGFGGVKRRFTRTGEWNGAAIFDDYGHHPVEIAAVLRAARSSTDGNVIAVVQPHRYTRLQSLFEDFCTCFNDADTVIVAPVYAAGEAPIEGIDRDSLISGLKARGHRDAVALDRPEDLARLVAGRAGPNDYVVCLGAGTITQWAYALPGELAALQG, from the coding sequence ATGAAGCTGCCCGAAAAGCTCGGCCCCATCCATTTCATCGGCATCGGCGGCATCGGCATGTCCGGCATCGCCGAAGTGATGGCCAATCTCGGCTACACCGTGCAGGGCTCGGACGCGAACGACAACGCCAACGTCCGGCGGCTCTCTGAGAACGGCATCCGCACCTTCGTCGGCCACCGTGCCGAGAACGTCGAGAATGCCGCCCTCGTGGTGGTCTCGACTGCGATCCGCCGCGACAATCCGGAACTGGTCGAGGCCCGCGAGCGCCGTTTGCCGGTGGTGCGCCGGGCCGAGATGCTGGCCGAGCTGATGCGCTTCAAGTCCTGCGTGGCGGTGGCCGGCACCCACGGCAAGACCACGACGACCTCGCTCGTCGCGACGCTCCTCGACGCCGGCAACCTCGACCCCACCGTCATCAATGGCGGCATCATCAACGCCTACGGCACCAATGCCCGCATGGGCGGCGGCGACTGGATGGTGGTGGAGGCCGACGAATCCGACGGCACCTTCCTCAAGCTGCCGGCGGATGTCGCCATCGTCACCAACATCGACCCCGAGCATCTCGACCATTTCGGCTCGTTCGACGCGATCAAGGACGCCTTCCGGCGCTTCATCGACAACATCCCGTTCTACGGCTTCGCGGTCATGTGCATCGACCATCCGATCGTGCAGGATCTGGTCGGGCATATCGAGGATCGGCGGATCATCACCTACGGCGAGAATCCGCAGGCCGACGTGCGCCTGCTCGACATCGACCTGAAGGGCGGCCAGAGCCGCTTCCGGGTGATGATCCGCGACCGCCGGCCCGGCTTCCGCCTGGAGATGCAGGATCTCGTCCTGCCGATGCCCGGCCGCCACAACGCCCTCAATGCCACCGCCGCTCTCGCTGTGGCTCACGAACTCGGCGTGTCCGAAGAGGCGATCCGCAAGGCGCTGGCCGGCTTCGGCGGGGTCAAGCGCCGCTTCACCCGCACGGGTGAGTGGAACGGCGCGGCGATCTTCGACGATTACGGCCACCACCCGGTGGAGATCGCCGCCGTGCTGCGCGCGGCCCGTTCCTCCACCGACGGCAACGTGATCGCGGTGGTGCAGCCGCACCGCTATACCCGGCTGCAATCGCTGTTCGAGGATTTCTGCACCTGCTTCAACGATGCCGACACGGTGATCGTCGCACCCGTCTACGCGGCGGGCGAGGCGCCTATCGAGGGCATCGACCGCGACTCACTGATCAGTGGCCTGAAGGCCCGCGGCCACCGCGACGCGGTCGCGCTGGACCGGCCGGAGGATCTTGCCCGGCTGGTTGCCGGGCGCGCAGGCCCGAACGATTACGTGGTGTGTCTGGGCGCCGGCACGATCACCCAATGGGCCTACGCGTTGCCGGGGGAATTGGCGGCATTGCAGGGGTGA
- the murG gene encoding undecaprenyldiphospho-muramoylpentapeptide beta-N-acetylglucosaminyltransferase yields the protein MTVFTPLVLVCAGGTGGHLFPAQSLAYALKERGIRVALATDARVDSIAGDFPAEEIVTIASATPSGRSALRRAGAVLTLGRGFGQAARAVRRLNPAAVVGFGGYPTVPPMLAAQLLRVPTILHEQNAVMGRANGFLAKGARVIATGFKEVRGVPEKATARRVHTGNPIRPAVLAVSETPYPALDADLPLRLLVFGGSQGARVMSEVVPAAIERLPEDLRARLHLVQQARPEDLTATQNRYLAMGLGGIEAAPFFKDLPGRMAAAHLVVARSGASTVSELAAIGRPAILVPLPGALDQDQAANAATLAQIGAALSIPQSAFTPDRLAAELVDLFEAPRKLTQAAAAAKTARILDAADRLAALVVETAAAT from the coding sequence ATGACCGTCTTCACACCCCTGGTCCTCGTCTGCGCGGGTGGAACCGGCGGCCACCTGTTCCCGGCCCAGAGCCTCGCCTACGCTCTGAAGGAGCGCGGCATCCGCGTCGCGCTCGCCACCGATGCCCGCGTCGATTCGATCGCGGGCGATTTTCCGGCGGAAGAGATCGTCACCATCGCCTCGGCCACGCCGTCGGGCCGCTCGGCCCTGCGCCGGGCCGGCGCCGTTCTGACACTCGGGCGCGGCTTCGGGCAGGCGGCCCGGGCCGTGCGGCGGCTGAACCCGGCCGCCGTCGTCGGCTTCGGCGGCTATCCGACCGTGCCGCCGATGCTGGCGGCGCAGTTGCTGCGGGTGCCCACCATCCTGCACGAGCAGAACGCGGTGATGGGCCGGGCCAACGGCTTCCTGGCCAAGGGCGCGCGCGTCATCGCCACCGGCTTCAAGGAGGTGCGCGGCGTCCCCGAGAAGGCGACGGCGCGGCGGGTCCATACCGGCAACCCGATCCGCCCGGCGGTCTTGGCCGTCTCCGAGACGCCCTATCCGGCCCTCGACGCGGATTTGCCTCTGCGCCTTCTCGTCTTCGGCGGCAGCCAGGGCGCCCGCGTGATGAGCGAGGTCGTGCCGGCGGCCATCGAGCGGCTGCCGGAAGACCTGCGCGCCCGGCTCCACCTCGTGCAGCAGGCCCGTCCGGAGGATCTGACGGCGACGCAGAACCGCTACCTCGCCATGGGGCTCGGCGGGATCGAGGCGGCGCCGTTCTTCAAGGATCTGCCCGGTCGCATGGCCGCCGCTCATCTCGTGGTGGCGCGCTCGGGCGCCTCGACAGTCTCGGAACTCGCTGCCATCGGGCGGCCCGCCATCCTCGTGCCGCTGCCCGGCGCGCTGGATCAGGATCAGGCGGCCAACGCCGCGACGCTGGCGCAGATCGGTGCCGCGCTCTCGATTCCGCAGAGCGCCTTCACCCCCGACCGGCTCGCCGCCGAGCTGGTCGACCTGTTCGAGGCGCCGCGGAAATTGACCCAGGCCGCCGCGGCCGCCAAAACCGCGCGAATCCTCGATGCGGCCGACCGCCTCGCTGCCCTCGTCGTCGAGACTGCGGCCGCAACGTGA
- the panE gene encoding 2-dehydropantoate 2-reductase gives MRILVVGAGATGGYFGARLAEAGRDVTFLVRPARAERLAADGLRVLSPVGDLHIARPQTVTADRLGGAGPFDLVLLSAKAYDLDAAVADVAPAVGPGTAVLPILNGLRHLDVLDRAYGAERVLGGSCGIVATLTRDGAIRQMTDLHSLTYGERDGSRSERLGRIEAQMEGVRFQPRSSDKILLEMWEKWGFLATLAGATTSMRSALGDIVAAPGGRAYIEALHDECQAVAGANGNAAREKVFAGARKMLTAEGSAMTASMLRDIEGGARIEADHIIGDLIERGRAKGVETPVLDRVLTHLKAYEHRRAREAA, from the coding sequence ATGCGGATTCTCGTGGTCGGGGCCGGCGCGACCGGCGGCTATTTCGGGGCGCGGCTGGCGGAAGCCGGGCGGGACGTGACCTTCCTCGTGCGTCCGGCGCGTGCCGAGCGGCTCGCCGCGGACGGCCTGCGGGTTCTCAGCCCGGTGGGTGACCTGCACATCGCGCGCCCGCAGACGGTGACGGCCGACCGACTCGGCGGCGCCGGCCCGTTCGACCTCGTGCTCCTCTCCGCGAAGGCCTACGACCTCGACGCGGCGGTGGCGGATGTCGCGCCCGCCGTCGGACCCGGCACGGCGGTGCTGCCGATCCTCAACGGCCTGCGCCATCTCGACGTGCTGGATCGGGCCTACGGCGCGGAGCGAGTGTTGGGCGGGAGCTGCGGCATCGTCGCGACGCTGACGCGCGACGGTGCGATCCGCCAGATGACGGACCTGCACAGTCTCACCTACGGCGAACGCGACGGCAGCCGCTCCGAGCGGCTCGGGCGGATCGAGGCGCAGATGGAGGGCGTGCGCTTCCAGCCGCGTTCCAGCGACAAGATCCTGCTGGAGATGTGGGAGAAATGGGGTTTCCTCGCGACGCTCGCGGGCGCGACGACGTCGATGCGCTCGGCGCTTGGCGACATCGTCGCGGCACCCGGCGGCCGGGCCTACATCGAGGCGCTGCACGACGAGTGTCAGGCGGTGGCCGGCGCCAACGGAAACGCCGCGCGCGAGAAGGTGTTTGCCGGCGCCCGCAAGATGCTGACGGCGGAGGGCTCGGCCATGACCGCCTCAATGCTGCGCGACATCGAGGGGGGCGCCCGCATCGAGGCTGATCATATCATCGGCGACCTGATCGAGCGCGGACGGGCCAAGGGCGTCGAGACGCCGGTGCTCGACAGGGTGCTGACGCACCTCAAGGCCTACGAGCATCGGCGCGCCCGCGAGGCGGCCTGA